The Tolypothrix sp. NIES-4075 DNA window TTGGCAATCGCAACATTAGCTATTGGTAGCTATCCAAATTATCTGCCTACCTCGGTTGGAAAAAAAATTAAGTTTTCCGAAAGAGAATTATCAAATTGATATCCTCAACAGTTTTGCATGGGAACGCAGATGCCAATTAAGGAAGAAGATTTGCAGGAACTGAAAAATTCCAATTCATTGTCAAGAGAATCTTATGGGTTTTGGAAAAAAGCTGAAGGCAATGAAAACAATCAAGGTTTGAGTCAAATTGTTACAGTTTTACGTCGCAGGGTAGCTGTAATTGCTAGTGTGGCAGTTATCGTTACAACAGGAACAATTGGCTGGAGTGCAACTCGTATTCCCAAGTATGAAGGCAAGTTTCAACTGTTAGTTGAACCGTTAAAAACTTCTGATAATGAGTTACTGATTTTGCTTTCGCAAACGTTGCAGCAGAATGTCAACGAAATCACCAGACAAAATACTACTGCTTTGGATTATCAGGCTTTAATGGAGGTTTTGAAAAGTCCGAAGCTGATAAATCCAGTAATTCAGGAACTGCAAAAACAATATCCAGAAATTAGCTACGATCGCTTGGTTGGCAATGATGTATCTGGTAAACTAGCTAGCGGGCGAGAAGGTACACTGTATGTTAACCGGATGGCAAAAGGTAAAGATGAATCTCGAATTATTGAGGTTCGTTATCGTGATTCCGATCCGCAAAAAGTTCAGATTATATTAGATCGGATATCGCAAGCTTATCGCAAGTATAGTCAACAACAACAGCAGACGAATTTACGTCAGGGAATCAAATTTGTTGATGAACAGTTGCCAAAATTGCGGCATCGGGTAAATGCGCTGCAAGGTCAGTTACAATTTTTTCAGCAGCAGCATGACTTGTTTAACCCGCAATTACAAGGTGAACAACTGTTAAAAAGACGTGATGAACTGCAAGCGACAAAGTTAGAAACTGAGAAAAAATTGGCTGAGGCAAAGTCATTATATCTTTCTTTGCAAGGTCAATTGGGAATGCCACAAAATGAAGCGATCGCAGCTTCAGCTTTGAGTGAATCACCTCAATATCAACAAATACTCAATCGCATCCGCGACATAGAAGCCAAGATTGCTACAGAATCAGTTCGTTTTAAAGATGAAAGTCCGACAATCAGGCTTTTGCGCGAACAACGAGATAAGCTGATACCTTTATTAAATAAAGAAGCACAATTAACATTAGGAAATAACGCACCCGATGTCGAATTAAATTCATCCAAAATAGGCGGTTTTCAAAATTCTGTTCGCCGCGAACTTATTCAACAACTAGCTAATAATACTAACCAAGTTAAGTCACTCGAAGCCAGTTTATCAGCTACAAAAGCGGCTCAAATTCAACTAAATCAACAAATTCTTGAATATCCAGTACTTTCACGTCAGTACGCTAATATGCAACGAGAATTGCAAGCAGCTACTGATACATTGAATCAGCTTTTAAATCGCCAAGAAGCATTGCGCGTAGATGCTGCACAACAAGAAGTTCCTTGGGAACTAATTATGCCTCCCACATTACCACGTAACAAAACCGGTCAACTAATGCCCGTTTCACCTAGCGGTGCAAGTAACATACTTTTGGGTGGAGCTGCAGGTATCCTTTTAGGCATTTTAGTTGCTTTCGTTATCGATAATTTAGAAAATGTCTACCACGATGGTGACGAGGTAAAACAGACAACTCAATTGCCTTTGTTGGGGGTAATTCCTTTCCATAAAGAACTGAAAAAATTGGCGCGTACAGGTGATGTAATTCAGTTAACTAAAAAACACAATCCGGAACGCGAACTAGATAATTATGCTAAATCTGTACAATACAAATCCGCTCAGTTTCTAGAAGCATTTTGCTCATTTTATACGAAAGTTCAATCTTATAAAATAGAAGCTTCTATTCGCTCAATTGCTATCACTTCCGCAACATCTGGTGAAGGTAAAACCACAGTAGCGGCATATTTAGCACAGATAGCAGCAGAAGCCGGAGCGCGAGTATTATTAGTAGATGGAGATTTACGCCATCCGCAAATACATCTGAGATTCGGTTTATTAAATAATCAGGGATTGAGTGAAGTACTTTCTGAGGGTATAGATATCAGCAAGGTAATTCAACAATCACCTTTAGATGATAATTTGTTTATCTTGACTGCTGGGAGAATACCTGCAAATCCCACAAAGCTTTTGTCTTCATTAACAATGCAGACTTTTATTGATAGATCGCAAACAAATTACGACTTAGTTGTGTACGATACACCACATCTTTTAGGTCGTCTCGATACCAATGTTTTGCTTTCGCAACTAGATGGAATTGTGTTAGTTACCGGATTAGGTAAAGCACTTCGTCCTACTTTGAAACAAGCATTAGAAGAATTAAAATCTTCTCGTGTTTCCATTTTGGGGACGGTTGCTAATACTGTTGAACATTAATATTGTAGTAAGCGGATAGAGCCGTTTAAAAGTTTTTGCTTGAGCGCTGAAGCGCTCACTACGAAATAATAATATCCTCTACTTTTATGTATTAGAATATGACATTTATTAATAAGCGGCATCTACAGAAACAGAATTTTATTGACTCATTAATTAATCGACTCCAAGAAAAACTATCTAGCCAGTTTTTACGCAATCTTAGCTGGTTAGGTATAACAGAAATCGTCTATAGAGTCTTGCGTTTAGGATTGGTAGTCATCATCGCTCGTTTTTTGACTCCTTACGACTACGGTTTAGGGGCAATTGTGATGACAGTTCGCGAATTTACTTTGACGTTTACTAACGTTGGTATTGGCGCAAAAATTATTCAAGCTGAAGAACAAGAATTAGAGGTTTTGTGCAATTCTGCATACTGGTTAAACTGGATGATTTTTATTAGTTTATTTTTCATCCAGAGTCTTGCCGCTTTTCCGATTTCTTGGTTTTATAAGAATAATCAGATTCTTTTACCAATTATTGTATCAGGACTTGTTTATTTAATTTGGCCCGTATCGGCTATTCAAAAGACTTTAATTCAAAGAGAAAATCGCTTAAAAATTATCGCTGTGACTGATAGCTTGCAAAACTCGTTTGCAAGTATATTTTCTGCTGTATTAGCGGTTGCGGGGATGGGTGTGTGGTCTTTTGTGCTGCCAGCGTTTTTGGTGGCACCGCTAGAGCTAATCATATACTATTATTTTCATGATTGGCGATCGCACTCTAAATTCACCACTAAGCACTGGGGCGAAATTTTCAGTTTTGGTAAAAACTTGCTCGGTGTTGGTTTACTCAAAACTCTCAGAAATAACTTAGATTATCTCATAGTTGGGCGCTTTATTGGTATTAAAGAATTGGGTATATACTTCTTTGGCTTTAATGCTGGTTTAGGGATTAGCTTAAGTATTATCAACGCCGTTAGTTCAGCTATTTTACCTCATTTATGTGCAGCGCGTTCCGATTGGTTTGAGTTCAAAAAACGCTACTTTACCAGTCTGAAAACTATTAGTTGTATTATTATTCCTTTTGTTATATTGCAAGCTAGCTTGGCTCCTTTTTATGTCCCAATTGTTTTTGGGCAAAAGTGGGTTCCTGCGATTCCAGTTTTGATAATGATTTGTTTATCGGCAATTTCTCGACCTTTTGCAGATGCGGCATCTCAGTTATTAGTAGCTATTGGTAAACCTAATTTAGATTTGCGTTGGAATATCATATTTACTGGTATATTTGCCGCTGCGTTACTGATAGGAGTTCAAGGGCAAGTTTTGGGAGTAGCAACATCGGTTTTATTAATTCATTTGATTTGTTTGCCGATATTTACATTTTGGGTAACAACTTTTGTTTTTCCGAGATTAAATAAGGTATTGTAGTAAGCGCTTTAGCGAAGACAGCGCTTACTACACAATCTTTTTATCTAAAATTGCTAACAGATAAAGCAACTGAAAAAACCTTAAACTTATCTGTGTAACACAGTGGCTTCTCTGTTTTTCTCCTTTTGCTTTTTACCTTGCTTCTTCAAACGCTTACGCAAAGCTTCCATGTAGGTGAAGAAAACAGGGGTAATATAAAGCGTTAATACTTGAGAGAACACCAACCCACCAACCACAGCTAAACCCAAAGGACGACGAGATTCTGCACCTGCACCCAAACCTAGTGCTATAGGCAAAGTACCCATTAATGCCGCCATTGTTGTCATCATAATCGGACGAAACCGCACCAAACAAGCCTCGTAAATCGCATCAAATGGCGTTTTACCTTGATGTTTTTCAGCCTCTACAGCAAAGTCAATCATCATAATGCCGTTTTTCTTGACGATGCCGACTAACATTATAATACCGACAAAAGCATATATATTCAGGTCAACGCCAAATACAATTAAAGTAAGTAAAGCACCAAACCCCGCCGAAGGTAAACTAGAAAGAATTGTAATTGGGTGAATAAAATCTTCGTAGAGAATCCCCAATATAATGTAGATTACCAAAATAGCAATTACCAGTAAAATTCCCAGGCTAGAAAGCGAAGATTGAAACACCTGCGCTGTGCCTTGGAAGCTGGTGCTGATGGTTGCGGGTAGAGTTTCACGAGCTAGTTTTTCAATCTTTCCGGTAACGCTACCAAGAGATACTCCCGGTTTGAGGTTAAAGGAAATCGTCACAGCTGCAAGTTGTCCGGAATGGTTAACCGTTAGCGGTCCCACACTTTTAGTAATGGTTGCAACAGCATTTAAAGGTACTTGCTGATTATTACTCGAAGTAATCGTCAGTAAATCAAGGTCATTAGGATTAAGTTGATACTGGGGGTCTACACCCATAATTACTTGATACTGACCATCGGATGCGTAGATAGTAGAAACCTGACTAGTACCATAAGCGCTGTTGAGAGCGCTTTCGATTTGATTAGCCGTCAAACCAACAGCTGATGCTTGTTCGCGGTTAACATTTACCTTAATTTGCGGATTTTTGATTTGCAAGTCGCTGTTAACTTCTTGCAGTTCGGGCATTTGCCGCAATTTCGTTTCCAAAGTCGGTGCGTGTTGATACAAGTCTTGTAAATTCGGGCTAGAAAGTGCAAATTGATACAATGCTTTGGTTTGTTGTCCACCAATCCGGATAGATGGTGGGTTCTGCACAAATGCTCGAATTCCCGGTATACCCGCTAATTTGGGTCGCAATTCCTGCGCTACATCATCAGCATTCTTATGTCGTTGAGAACGTGGCTTCAGCTTAACAAAGATGCGTCCTGAGTTAGCTGTGGCATTAGCTCCACCTGCACCAACGCTGGAGTTAATCGCTTCTACATTCGGGTCGCGACGCACGATATCTGCGACTACTTGCTGATGCTTCACCATCTCGGCAAAGGAAATATCCTGAGCAGCTTCGGTGCTTACGCTCAACTGTCCGGTGTCGTCATTGGGAATAAATCCTTTAGGAACGATAACAAACAGATATATAGTTGCGAGCAAAATCACCCCAGAAAGAATCATCGTTGTGCGATGATATTTCATTGACAGCTTCAGGGTTGCTTCGTAGCCACCCAACATAGTATCAAATACCCATTCCGAAGCATTGTAGAGACGGCTTTTCCAGTTTTTTGGTTTCTGTTTTTTGGTTTCAATTATTTGATATTCGTTACTTGTCGCGTGTCCGTTTTCTAGCGAATGTCCGTTACCATTATTTGATGTTGCGTGTCCGTTTAAGGAATGTCCGTTACCATTATTTGATGTTGCGTGTCCGTTTTCTGAATGCTGATGCTCACCTTCATGCTTGAGAAAAAGACTGCAAAGCATCGGTGTCAGGGTGAGGGAGATAAAACCAGATACCAAAATTGACACGCTGATAGTAACAGCAAACTCGCTGAACAACCTTCCCAAAATCCCACCCATGAAAATAAGGGGAATAAATACGGCTACTAGGGAGATTGTCATCGATAAAATGGTGAAACCAATTTCTTTAGAACCGTTGAGGGCAGCTTGCATACGACTTTCGCCCATTTCCATGTGACGGACGATGTTTTCTAACATCACCACCGCATCATCCACCACGAAGCCAACAGCAAGGGTAAGAGCCATCAAAGACAGGTTATCTAGGGAGTAACCCAGCAATAACATGACTGCAAAAGTTCCCACAAGTGACAAAGGCACTGCCAAACTGGGAATGATTGTAGCTGATAGGTTGCGTAAAAATAGGAAAATTACCAACACCACTAGACAAATGGTGAGAAATAAGGTAAACTTCACATCATTCACCGACTCGCGGATAGATTCGGAGCGGTCATACAAAATTTGCATATCCACCGCTGCGGGAATTTGTTCTCTGAAGGTCGGTAAAATTTTCTTGATGCCATTTACGACTTCTACAGTGTTGCTTCCTGGCTGTCGCTGAATTGCTAGGAGGACTGCTCGCGTACCGTTAAACCAACTTGCTATCTTGTCATTTTCTACACTATCAAATACCTGCCCCAATTCTCCCAACTGAATCGGTGCGCCGTTACGATAGGCAACTACCAAGGAACGATATCCTTCGGCGTTTTGCAATTGCCCATTTGCCTCAATCGTGTAATTTTGGCGATCGCCATACAAATTACCAGTAGCCAAGTTAGAATTTCCTTTGGATACTGCCGTTGCTACTTGGTCAATTCCTAACCCCTTAGCACTTAACGATTGTGGGTCTAGATAAATGCGAACCGCGTACTTTTGCGAACCATAAACTTGTACCTGCGCTACACCGTCAACCATCGACAGACGTTGCGCTAAAATTGTCTCTCCATATTTATCCACCTCTGATAAAGGCAGCACCGACGAACTCAATGCTACATACAAAATAGGTGAATCTGATGGATTCACCTTGCGGAATGATGGGGGATTAGGCATATTAGTCGGTAACTGCCGTGCTGCCTTAGAAATTGCCGCTTGTACATCTTGAGCAGCAGCGTCTATATCCCGGCTCAAGTTAAATTGCAGTGTAATTTGTGCCGAACCCAGAGAACTTGTAGAAGTCATCGAATCAACACCAGCAATACTAGAAAATTGCTGTTCTAATGGTGTTGCGACCGAAGATGCCATCGTATCTGGACTTGCTCCAGGTAAACTTGCTGACACCTGAATTGTGGGAAAATCCACAGTTGGTAAGTCACTTACAGGTAGCGATTGATAACTCACTAACCCAAACAGCATGATGCCCAGCATCACGAGTGTGGTCATTATCGGTCGCTTGATAAATAAGGCAGAAATGTTCATGGGAAGCAGAGGAGAGGGGGAGAGGATGAGAGGGGGAACTCTTGACAGACGCGATGAATCGCGTCTCTACTGTGCGACTCTTGACAGACGCGATGAATCGCGTCTCTACTGTGCGACTTTTGACAGACGCGATGAATCGCGTCTCTACTGTGCGACTTTTGACAGACGCGATGAATCGCGTCTCTACTGTGCGACTTTTGACTGCTGATTAACTTTCACTTGCACTTTGGCTTTGGGTCTGAGGTTGAATTGTCCGTCAGTGACGACTTGTTCCCCTTCTTTTAACCCTTGTGTAATGACTGTTTCATTGCCAACTGCGTTACCGACTACAACTGGACGCATGTCTACAGTTTTGTCGGCAGGATTCAACACATACACAAATTGACCTTTTTGCCCTGTCTGTACTGCTGTAGTTGGTACAACGATCGCATTCGGTTCTTGTGTTAGCCTCACAACTAAATTGACAAATTGCCCTGGTGACAAGCGTCCCGATGTGTTAGCAAACGTACTTTTAAGTTGAATAGTTCCTGTTGAGGTGTCTACACCACTGTCTATAAACGAAAGTTCACCGCGTTCTGGGTGCTGTTCATCTTTGGGAATAATCGCATCAACTTCTATTTTTCCCTGTGCGCGATATTTGTTAAGTTCTGGCAGTAAACGTTGGGGAAGCGAAGAGCTAACGTAAATTGGGCTAATTTGACTAATTGTCACCAAAGGATTGCTGTCATTGTTTCCAACCAAGTTACCCTGATTTACATTCAACTTGCCTGTACGTCCGGCAATTGGTGAGTAAATCGAACTGTAAGAAAGTGCGATTTGAGCGTTGTCAACTGCTGCGTCTGCTGCACTCACCTCTGCTTTGGCATTATTTACGTCTGCTTTTGCAGCTTCAACTGCTGCAACGGAGTTAGCAATACCTTGATTGTCTGCCATCACTGTTGCTTTTTGGGCATCAGACGAGGTGCGATACTGCTCTGCTTGCTCTTTGCTAATCGCTCCTTGACTTAAAAGACTACTATACCGTTGTGCTTGGACTTGGGCATTTTTCGCTTGGGTTTGGTCTTTAAGGAGAGTGGCTTTATCTTGATTGACTTGGGCAATAGCTTTTGATAAGTTAGCCTGTGACTGTTTCACTAGTGCGATCGCTTTCTGTCGATTCGCTTGTGCTTGCATCAACGCTGCTTGCTGCGGTCTTGAATCTATTTTGAACAGCAGTTGACCTTTCTTAACATTTTGACCTTCTTGAAAATAAACTCCCTTCAATTGCCCAGCAATTTGTGACTTCACCGTTACAGTCGAGTATGCTACTACGGTTCCAGTCTGTTGTAACTCAATGGGTATAGTTTTCCGAGTTACTGTCGCAACAACAACAGGTACAGCTTGCTTAGTTTTATCTTTTTGCTTACTAGACTCTGCTTCCGAAGCACTACAGCTACAAAGACCAATCAAACCTAGCAGCACGATTCCCTTTGCGAGCTGTTTTGGCAACACAAATCTTTGAGTGTTTAAGAAAGGCTTAGTTTTTAACTTAGGAGATAAATATCTCACCCTAACTGGTGGAAGCATAGATGAGAGCCTCTAAATAAAGGATTTAATAGATGTTTTAGAAATACATATTCAATGTTAACTATTATTAATTAGCTATGCTAAGTGTTAATATGTCATCTATCTTCAGAAATATGCAAAATATCATGTGTTAAAAAATACATTTAATACTGCCTGACAACTGACATACTGAAGATAGTCAAGTTATGTCTTTGATTAAAAAGGTAAAG harbors:
- a CDS encoding efflux RND transporter periplasmic adaptor subunit, whose protein sequence is MLPKQLAKGIVLLGLIGLCSCSASEAESSKQKDKTKQAVPVVVATVTRKTIPIELQQTGTVVAYSTVTVKSQIAGQLKGVYFQEGQNVKKGQLLFKIDSRPQQAALMQAQANRQKAIALVKQSQANLSKAIAQVNQDKATLLKDQTQAKNAQVQAQRYSSLLSQGAISKEQAEQYRTSSDAQKATVMADNQGIANSVAAVEAAKADVNNAKAEVSAADAAVDNAQIALSYSSIYSPIAGRTGKLNVNQGNLVGNNDSNPLVTISQISPIYVSSSLPQRLLPELNKYRAQGKIEVDAIIPKDEQHPERGELSFIDSGVDTSTGTIQLKSTFANTSGRLSPGQFVNLVVRLTQEPNAIVVPTTAVQTGQKGQFVYVLNPADKTVDMRPVVVGNAVGNETVITQGLKEGEQVVTDGQFNLRPKAKVQVKVNQQSKVAQ
- a CDS encoding lipopolysaccharide biosynthesis protein, encoding MTFINKRHLQKQNFIDSLINRLQEKLSSQFLRNLSWLGITEIVYRVLRLGLVVIIARFLTPYDYGLGAIVMTVREFTLTFTNVGIGAKIIQAEEQELEVLCNSAYWLNWMIFISLFFIQSLAAFPISWFYKNNQILLPIIVSGLVYLIWPVSAIQKTLIQRENRLKIIAVTDSLQNSFASIFSAVLAVAGMGVWSFVLPAFLVAPLELIIYYYFHDWRSHSKFTTKHWGEIFSFGKNLLGVGLLKTLRNNLDYLIVGRFIGIKELGIYFFGFNAGLGISLSIINAVSSAILPHLCAARSDWFEFKKRYFTSLKTISCIIIPFVILQASLAPFYVPIVFGQKWVPAIPVLIMICLSAISRPFADAASQLLVAIGKPNLDLRWNIIFTGIFAAALLIGVQGQVLGVATSVLLIHLICLPIFTFWVTTFVFPRLNKVL
- a CDS encoding efflux RND transporter permease subunit, whose translation is MNISALFIKRPIMTTLVMLGIMLFGLVSYQSLPVSDLPTVDFPTIQVSASLPGASPDTMASSVATPLEQQFSSIAGVDSMTSTSSLGSAQITLQFNLSRDIDAAAQDVQAAISKAARQLPTNMPNPPSFRKVNPSDSPILYVALSSSVLPLSEVDKYGETILAQRLSMVDGVAQVQVYGSQKYAVRIYLDPQSLSAKGLGIDQVATAVSKGNSNLATGNLYGDRQNYTIEANGQLQNAEGYRSLVVAYRNGAPIQLGELGQVFDSVENDKIASWFNGTRAVLLAIQRQPGSNTVEVVNGIKKILPTFREQIPAAVDMQILYDRSESIRESVNDVKFTLFLTICLVVLVIFLFLRNLSATIIPSLAVPLSLVGTFAVMLLLGYSLDNLSLMALTLAVGFVVDDAVVMLENIVRHMEMGESRMQAALNGSKEIGFTILSMTISLVAVFIPLIFMGGILGRLFSEFAVTISVSILVSGFISLTLTPMLCSLFLKHEGEHQHSENGHATSNNGNGHSLNGHATSNNGNGHSLENGHATSNEYQIIETKKQKPKNWKSRLYNASEWVFDTMLGGYEATLKLSMKYHRTTMILSGVILLATIYLFVIVPKGFIPNDDTGQLSVSTEAAQDISFAEMVKHQQVVADIVRRDPNVEAINSSVGAGGANATANSGRIFVKLKPRSQRHKNADDVAQELRPKLAGIPGIRAFVQNPPSIRIGGQQTKALYQFALSSPNLQDLYQHAPTLETKLRQMPELQEVNSDLQIKNPQIKVNVNREQASAVGLTANQIESALNSAYGTSQVSTIYASDGQYQVIMGVDPQYQLNPNDLDLLTITSSNNQQVPLNAVATITKSVGPLTVNHSGQLAAVTISFNLKPGVSLGSVTGKIEKLARETLPATISTSFQGTAQVFQSSLSSLGILLVIAILVIYIILGILYEDFIHPITILSSLPSAGFGALLTLIVFGVDLNIYAFVGIIMLVGIVKKNGIMMIDFAVEAEKHQGKTPFDAIYEACLVRFRPIMMTTMAALMGTLPIALGLGAGAESRRPLGLAVVGGLVFSQVLTLYITPVFFTYMEALRKRLKKQGKKQKEKNREATVLHR
- a CDS encoding GumC family protein, with the protein product MPIKEEDLQELKNSNSLSRESYGFWKKAEGNENNQGLSQIVTVLRRRVAVIASVAVIVTTGTIGWSATRIPKYEGKFQLLVEPLKTSDNELLILLSQTLQQNVNEITRQNTTALDYQALMEVLKSPKLINPVIQELQKQYPEISYDRLVGNDVSGKLASGREGTLYVNRMAKGKDESRIIEVRYRDSDPQKVQIILDRISQAYRKYSQQQQQTNLRQGIKFVDEQLPKLRHRVNALQGQLQFFQQQHDLFNPQLQGEQLLKRRDELQATKLETEKKLAEAKSLYLSLQGQLGMPQNEAIAASALSESPQYQQILNRIRDIEAKIATESVRFKDESPTIRLLREQRDKLIPLLNKEAQLTLGNNAPDVELNSSKIGGFQNSVRRELIQQLANNTNQVKSLEASLSATKAAQIQLNQQILEYPVLSRQYANMQRELQAATDTLNQLLNRQEALRVDAAQQEVPWELIMPPTLPRNKTGQLMPVSPSGASNILLGGAAGILLGILVAFVIDNLENVYHDGDEVKQTTQLPLLGVIPFHKELKKLARTGDVIQLTKKHNPERELDNYAKSVQYKSAQFLEAFCSFYTKVQSYKIEASIRSIAITSATSGEGKTTVAAYLAQIAAEAGARVLLVDGDLRHPQIHLRFGLLNNQGLSEVLSEGIDISKVIQQSPLDDNLFILTAGRIPANPTKLLSSLTMQTFIDRSQTNYDLVVYDTPHLLGRLDTNVLLSQLDGIVLVTGLGKALRPTLKQALEELKSSRVSILGTVANTVEH